Proteins encoded together in one Megalops cyprinoides isolate fMegCyp1 chromosome 20, fMegCyp1.pri, whole genome shotgun sequence window:
- the LOC118796070 gene encoding toll-like receptor 13, whose translation MFLKFCQINIITARHFFCLPNLEYLDLSQNYIDKIDNFAFQGLQRLQVLNLKSNKISHIQSHFFSELYDLKCLMIQGNPLTHIEELSFTHQVSLQQLSLGGLQPKDYQSKVELNLTYLFNSIPSGLTNLSISSGVWPLHVIIGSDSKPQAINRQPNLHVMFHNLTKLEELHLHGCRIDSLEGGLTKDLKSLTKLFLHIENTFNMMESFTEHTMQLKYLYFYDSKLYCHCDNAWLIQWAKEQRKRELIMATSLDKLICKSDNNDLNFVTYVQHNCSTEVEFVLFVSSAFGLFFFILVVLVHRLASAYLLALFYIARGWLDEALHRGAGTQYRYDVFVSYCGKDERWVFEELLPNLEERGPPFLRLCLHNRDFQLGQDIVDNITDSLYSSRRTLCLVSRHYLHSNWCSLELRLATYRLLVERKDILILVFLEKIPPFQLSAHHRMARLVKTRTYLDWPQDPDQRVMFWDRLRAKLAPSGAA comes from the exons atgtttttaaaattctgccaaataaatatcATCACAGCaagacatttcttttgtttaccGAATCTGGAATATTTAGATTTGTCTCAAAATTACATAGACAAGATTGACAATTTTGCTTTTCAAGGATTGCAAAGATTGCAAGTCTTAAACCTCAAAAGCAACAAGATTTCACacattcaaagtcattttttttcagagttgTATGACTTAAAATGTCTTATGATTCAAGGAAATCCCTTGACCCATATTGAAGAACTCTCCTTCACACATCAAGTGTCCCTTCAACAACTCTCTTTGGGAGGCTTACAACCCAAAGATTATCAATCAAAGGTAGAACTCAATTTAACTTACCTATTCAACAGCATTCCAAGTGGATTAACAAATTTAAGTATCAGTTCTGGAGTGTGGCCTCTCCATGTAATTATTGGCAGTGACAGCAAACCACAAGCAA TCAATCGTCAACCTAATCTTCATGTCATGTTTCACAACCTGACTAAGTTGGAAGAGTTACACTTGCATGGCTGTCGAATTGATTCCTTGGAGGGAGGACTGACGAAAGACCTCAAATCATTGACTaagttatttttacatattgaaAATACTTTCAACATGATGGAAAGCTTTACTGAACACACAATGCAGCTAAAGTATCTGTACTTTTATGATTCAAAACTGTATTGTCATTGTGACAATGCTTGGCTCATTCAGTGGgcaaaagaacagaggaaaagagaactTATAATGGCCACTTCTTTGGACAAACTGATATGTAAAAGTGACAATAATGACTTGAACTTTGTTACATATGTTCAACACAACTGCTCCACAGAAGTGGAGTTTGTACTGTTTGTGTCGTCAGCGTTTGGGCTGTTCTTTTTCATCCTGGTTGTGCTGGTTCACCGCCTGGCCAGTGCGTACCTCCTTGCTCTCTTTTATATCGCCCGTGGCTGGCTGGATGAGGCTCTCCATCGTGGAGCTGGGACACAGTACCGCTATGACGTTTTCGTATCCTACTGTGGGAAGGATGAGCGTTGGGTGTTTGAGGAGCTGCTGCCCAACCTGGAGGAGCGAGGCCCCCCTTTCCTGCGCCTCTGCCTGCACAATCGAGATTTCCAGCTGGGGCAAGACATCGTGGACAACATCACAGACAGCCTCTACAGCAGCCGCAGGACCCTGTGCCTGGTCAGCCGACACTACCTCCACAGCAACTGGTGCTCCCTGGAGCTGAGGCTGGCCACCTACCGCCTGCTGGTGGAACGCAAGGACATTCTGATCCTGGTTTTCCTGGAGAAAATTCCCCCTTTCCAGCTGTCAGCCCACCATAGGATGGCAAGACTGGTGAAAACCCGGACTTACCTAGACTGGCCACAGGACCCAGATCAGCGTGTAATGTTCTGGGACAGGCTTAGAGCCAAACTTGCACCTTCAGGAGCTGCGTGA